From a single Stomoxys calcitrans chromosome 4, idStoCalc2.1, whole genome shotgun sequence genomic region:
- the LOC106091058 gene encoding probable cytochrome P450 28d1: MIVTILGIICATLLLVYILVLRSYDYWKKRGVNGPKPWPFIGNLSSAFTQARNMAYDIQDLYEAHKSTENFVGIYNCCTPQLLITDIDLIRRIMVADFKHFHDNEISKFLDRKSDMLFGYSPFVSTGDEWKKCRAEISPGFTINRVKAVLPVTNKVCSSMIEFIEEKSKITTKDGIDGKDLCFRFTCEVVSNTVLGLDDQTFTNKPSVIMDMSKRIFIQSPILIFQLLLMALIPSLHKFKKMRFIPKQVEQFFIKIMDSSLNQRKDQIKQGSNEVRHDFINYLLQLQEKKNLTMQELAAHTMTYVTDGIETLSGILSHCLLMLGRDEKRQDVLRREILEKLEDTNDFDSIMGLPYLDACIHETLRLVPPVANATRLCTESIDFENKNGKVLNVAVGTPVILPIHAIMVDKQFYKDPTDFVPERFVDGGLKKCKEQGIYFGFGAGPRICLGMRFALAQMKAALVHIIRNYNVRINPRTRKDLRFDPSYFLLRLDGGIWLDFDKIN, translated from the exons atgattGTCACTATTTTGGGAATAATTTGTGCAACTTTGCTTCTGGTTTACATCTTGGTGTTGAGATCATACGACTATTGGAAAAAACGAGGTGTCAATGGACCCAAACCCTGGCCCTTCATAGGAAATCTCTCCAGTGCATTTACGCAGGCACGAAATATGGCATATGATATACAAGATTTATACGA AGCACACAAGTCTACCGAAAATTTTGTGGGAATTTATAACTGTTGCACTCCCCAGCTGTTGATAACGGACATAGATCTGATAAGACGAATTATGGTTGCTGACTTCAAACACTTTCATGAtaatgaaatttccaaattc CTTGATAGAAAATCAGACATGTTATTTGGCTACAGTCCATTTGTGTCGACTGGAGATGAATGGAAGAAGTGTAGAGCCGAAATATCACCTGGATTTACAATAAATAGA GTAAAGGCTGTGCTTCCAGTGACGAACAAAGTTTGTAGTTCAATGATAGAATTTATTGAAGAGAAGTCAAAGATTACGACCAAAGATGGAATCGACGGTAAAGAT CTATGTTTTCGCTTCACTTGCGAGGTCGTCAGCAATACCGTTCTAGGACTAGATGATCAAACATTCACCAATAAGCCCAGTGTCATAATGGATATGAGTAAGAGAATATTTATTCAATcaccaattttgatttttcaactACTGCTCATGGCACTGATTCCGTCGTTGCATAAGTTCAAGAAAATGCGTTTTATTCCAAAGCAAGTGGAAcaatttttcatcaaaataatgGATAGTTCATTAAATCAAAGAAAGGATCAAATCAAACAGGGCTCAAATGAGGTTCGTCATGATTTTATTAATTATCTGTTGCAGTTGCAGGAAAAGAAAAATCTTACGATGCAGGAGTTGGCTGCTCATACCATGACATATGTAACTGATGGCATTGAGACTTTGTCTGGTATACTAAGTCACTGTTTGCTAATG CTAGGTCGCGATGAGAAACGTCAAGATGTGTTGAGAAGGGAGATTCTAGAGAAATTGGAGGATACAAATGATTTTGACTCTATAATGGGGTTGCCATATCTGGATGCTTGTATTCATG AAACTTTGCGCTTGGTCCCCCCTGTAGCCAATGCTACAAGATTGTGCACGGAGTCAATTGATTTTGAGAATAAAAATGGAAAGGTTCTCAACGTGGCCGTGGGCACGCCGGTGATATTACCAATACATGCCATTATGGTGGACAAACAATTTTATAAGGATCCCACAGATTTTGTACCAGAACGTTTCGTCGATGGTGGTCTCAAAAAATGTAAAGAACAAGGTATATATTTTGGATTTGGCGCTGGTCCTCGCATTTGCTTAG GAATGCGTTTCGCTTTGGCCCAAATGAAGGCAGCACTTGTTCACATCATTCGCAACTATAATGTTCGCATTAATCCTAGAACTCGCAAAGACCTTAGATTTGATCCATCATATTTTCTATTGAGACTCGATGGTGGCATTTGGttagattttgataaaataaactaa